From Woronichinia naegeliana WA131, the proteins below share one genomic window:
- the rplI gene encoding 50S ribosomal protein L9 codes for MSKRVQVVLNKPVNKLGKNGDLVEVAPGYARNYLIPQGMGVLATPGILRQVEQRRVKEEARLQAEKQAAEAQKAALQTVGRFVIQKQVGENEAIFGTVTSQEVVDAIKAITNQEVDRRGITLPEISRLGFYKAQIKIHPEVTAEVEIQVASL; via the coding sequence ATGTCGAAGCGTGTACAAGTTGTCTTAAACAAACCCGTCAATAAACTCGGAAAGAATGGCGATCTCGTCGAAGTAGCCCCCGGATATGCCCGTAATTACTTAATTCCCCAAGGGATGGGAGTACTGGCAACCCCTGGTATTCTCCGTCAGGTTGAACAGCGTCGCGTTAAAGAAGAGGCTCGTCTGCAAGCGGAAAAACAAGCTGCTGAGGCTCAGAAGGCTGCACTACAAACGGTGGGTCGCTTTGTCATTCAAAAACAGGTGGGAGAAAACGAAGCAATCTTCGGGACTGTCACCAGCCAAGAAGTTGTGGATGCCATCAAAGCCATTACCAACCAAGAAGTTGATCGTCGCGGCATTACCCTACCAGAAATTAGCAGACTCGGTTTCTATAAAGCTCAAATTAAAATTCATCCTGAAGTGACGGCTGAAGTAGAAATTCAAGTGGCTTCTCTCTAA
- a CDS encoding potassium channel family protein: MRIFWRSFWRSKFALRWRIFRENPYQHLLLSLIFLFFAFAFVDNDYPFGGVAINALFLLTVLFVIETFQLPQRFLNCFRLIAILSFGINSYIILFLEQDIWFSTFISHIIQLIFIATAIWIILKRIFRDKHVTGDILVGGISVYLMVGFFWFQLYQILVSFDPKAFSQTMTYYRTFYFSFVTLTTVGYGDIVPINRVGMVMSNMEAIIGQMYPAVILSRLVSLYVQDLKD, encoded by the coding sequence ATGAGAATTTTTTGGCGATCTTTTTGGCGATCTAAATTTGCTCTTCGTTGGCGGATATTTAGAGAAAATCCTTATCAACACTTACTTCTATCCTTAATTTTTCTCTTTTTCGCCTTTGCTTTTGTTGACAATGACTATCCTTTCGGTGGTGTTGCTATTAATGCACTATTTTTGTTAACGGTTTTATTTGTCATTGAAACTTTCCAACTTCCCCAAAGATTTTTGAATTGCTTCCGATTGATTGCTATTCTGAGTTTTGGTATTAATAGCTATATCATCTTATTCCTAGAGCAAGATATTTGGTTTTCAACTTTTATCAGCCACATCATCCAACTTATTTTTATTGCCACTGCCATCTGGATTATCCTCAAAAGAATTTTTCGTGACAAACACGTTACAGGCGATATTCTAGTGGGGGGGATTAGTGTCTATTTAATGGTGGGTTTTTTTTGGTTTCAACTTTACCAAATCCTAGTTTCCTTTGATCCCAAAGCTTTTTCCCAAACTATGACTTACTATCGCACCTTTTATTTTAGTTTTGTCACCTTAACGACGGTGGGATACGGTGATATTGTCCCGATTAATCGAGTAGGAATGGTGATGTCTAATATGGAGGCAATTATCGGTCAAATGTACCCGGCTGTTATTCTGTCCCGATTAGTGAGTTTATACGTGCAAGATCTTAAAGATTAA
- a CDS encoding cation:proton antiporter — protein MEGSFNLTLQIILTVLAGISAQVVAAYLKVPSIVFLLLFGILLGRNGLHLLHPQQLGDGLEVIVALSVAIILFEGGLNLSLKEISQVSGSLRNLVTLGTLITLAGAGMAAHWLAEFPWAIAFLYGSLVVVTGPTVVGPLIKQVQVDRSVATILEGEGVLIDPVGAILAVVVLETIFKTNVTVEADVIEILTGLLLRLGIGLGIGILGGWLMSFFLKRATFLSEDINNLVVLAGVWGVFGGAQLLISESGLMATVATGMFLNSSALPDERLLRRFKGKLTILCVSVLFILLAADLSLASIVALGWGSVLTVLTLMFVVRPISVLLCTLNSGLTWQQKCFVAWIAPRGIVSASVASLFAILLTAEGINGGDAIKALVFLTIIMTVFIQGLTARWLANTLGITTATATGAIIIGCTPLGRLMARLFQSQEEPVVLIDTELEACQIAESEGIRAVHSSALDPNVLEAAGMNSMGTLIALTSNAEVNLVLAQRALEEFKPPRVWAIFPNQGSEEIPNHRPKGIQSFIDHQLFKNWNQYLSNDQVKLGKTTFQEEGLSLQQAHLQALIRSGELLPLLVKRQGNLQLVKSDEMWDAGDEIFYLLHDPRPSLLKRLSGSKQPSRLALGSLPEVEEVALNKLNR, from the coding sequence ATGGAAGGCTCCTTTAATTTAACCTTACAAATTATCCTTACGGTACTGGCAGGCATCAGTGCCCAAGTTGTGGCGGCCTATCTTAAGGTTCCCAGTATTGTCTTCCTGCTCCTCTTTGGTATTTTATTAGGACGTAACGGTCTGCATCTGCTCCATCCGCAACAATTGGGAGACGGGTTAGAAGTGATAGTCGCCCTTTCCGTTGCCATTATTTTATTTGAAGGCGGACTGAATTTAAGTCTAAAAGAAATCTCTCAGGTTTCGGGCAGTTTACGCAATCTTGTCACCCTCGGAACCTTAATTACCTTGGCCGGTGCTGGTATGGCGGCTCATTGGTTAGCGGAATTTCCCTGGGCGATCGCCTTTTTGTATGGCTCATTAGTGGTGGTGACGGGGCCCACCGTCGTCGGCCCATTGATTAAACAAGTTCAGGTTGATCGTTCAGTAGCAACCATTTTAGAGGGAGAAGGCGTACTCATTGATCCCGTCGGAGCCATCCTGGCCGTTGTTGTCCTAGAAACGATTTTTAAAACCAATGTCACCGTAGAAGCCGATGTCATCGAAATTTTAACAGGTCTTTTACTCCGTTTAGGGATTGGATTGGGTATTGGCATCCTGGGCGGCTGGTTGATGAGTTTCTTTTTGAAACGTGCCACTTTCTTATCGGAAGATATTAATAATCTAGTGGTCTTGGCTGGTGTGTGGGGAGTATTCGGTGGGGCCCAATTGTTGATTAGTGAATCTGGCTTAATGGCCACCGTTGCTACGGGGATGTTTCTTAACTCCTCTGCCCTACCGGATGAACGACTCCTACGACGCTTTAAAGGTAAACTGACCATTCTCTGTGTTTCTGTCCTCTTTATCCTGCTCGCGGCGGATCTTTCTCTTGCCAGTATTGTAGCCCTGGGTTGGGGCAGTGTTTTAACGGTTTTAACCCTGATGTTTGTGGTACGACCGATTAGTGTTCTACTTTGTACCTTAAACAGTGGCTTAACTTGGCAACAAAAATGTTTTGTCGCTTGGATTGCCCCCAGGGGAATTGTCTCAGCCTCGGTTGCCTCTCTTTTTGCGATTTTATTAACCGCCGAAGGAATTAACGGGGGAGATGCCATTAAAGCTTTGGTATTTCTCACGATTATTATGACGGTATTTATTCAAGGTTTAACGGCCCGATGGTTAGCTAATACGTTAGGCATTACCACCGCCACTGCCACGGGAGCGATTATTATTGGTTGCACGCCTTTAGGCCGGTTAATGGCCCGTTTATTTCAGTCCCAGGAGGAACCTGTCGTTCTCATCGATACGGAATTAGAAGCCTGTCAAATTGCTGAATCAGAAGGCATTCGGGCTGTCCATAGCAGTGCTTTAGATCCGAATGTCTTAGAAGCGGCCGGCATGAATTCAATGGGAACCTTAATTGCCTTAACCAGTAATGCAGAGGTCAATTTGGTCTTGGCTCAAAGGGCTTTAGAAGAATTTAAACCGCCAAGGGTTTGGGCAATTTTCCCCAACCAGGGGTCAGAAGAAATTCCTAATCATCGACCGAAGGGGATTCAGTCTTTTATTGATCATCAATTGTTTAAAAATTGGAATCAATATCTCAGTAATGATCAGGTAAAACTAGGGAAAACAACTTTTCAAGAAGAGGGTTTAAGTTTACAACAGGCCCATCTACAAGCCCTGATTCGTTCAGGGGAATTATTACCCCTATTGGTAAAGCGTCAGGGAAATTTGCAATTGGTTAAAAGTGATGAAATGTGGGATGCAGGGGATGAAATTTTCTATTTGCTCCATGATCCCAGGCCCTCTCTGCTCAAACGTCTATCCGGCAGTAAACAGCCTTCTCGGTTAGCTCTAGGGAGTTTGCCAGAGGTAGAGGAGGTTGCCCTTAACAAGTTGAATCGGTAA